One region of Azoarcus sp. CIB genomic DNA includes:
- a CDS encoding TonB-dependent receptor, which produces MTFRLYLRAIAAASIAACASAAAAQSGIGPEASPDPQIPESSYFDSLPVVLTVSRMPRPQHETPAAITVLDRETIRATGYRSLDRLLRLVPGMLVAKERGSEQWVSYHGPNRDTPQELQILIDGRSVSASYFGSFGRNSFPLAIEDIERIEVVRGTDAASYGTNAFMGVVNIITRHTAEERGATVSVAGGTGEYSEVSGRVVTRSGPLGLRVTAQHLRDEGVHDLNDSRNRHRVSLRSDLQMGEHDELTLLAGLTDIERGTGYPITPFDSHPERDMDTREHFGHLRWRHAASPDEEFLLSGYYAYERTTNEWAVNTGPLQAILGPASIPVNDSFTTRRQNLEFQHNLSPRQGLRLSWGAEWRRDQVHAPFIFFGRSDPTEESRRLYANVEWRAAPQWQWNFGAMAERFQHDRTRLSPRLFLNWLPDETETWRAGYARAWRNPGVFGRYSDVRIFHPTRGLLLQHRFIPNTDIDPARLDSFEIGYARRFPSLHGSLDVRVFHERIHDQIVREQAVVPIENPFQGLVQRFLPPSQWANGQGTVRIEGVETQFDFKPWRDGTLLLRHTLMRARAEDAGTEDSVVPYSASITWMQRMGAWQSALTLLRVGPVRAGNGFSPTYHYTVPDYTTLDASIAREFRLDGGQALEVRLTGLNLLGRHQELANFPVQQASGDDDPVNRLEPQLMLSVSASF; this is translated from the coding sequence ATGACTTTCCGCTTATATTTGCGCGCCATCGCCGCGGCGTCGATTGCCGCGTGCGCTTCCGCCGCGGCAGCCCAGTCCGGCATCGGACCGGAAGCCTCACCGGATCCGCAGATTCCGGAATCGAGCTATTTCGATTCCCTTCCGGTGGTGCTGACCGTTTCGCGCATGCCGCGACCGCAGCACGAGACGCCTGCGGCGATCACCGTGCTCGATCGCGAGACGATCCGCGCGACCGGCTACCGCAGCCTGGATCGCCTGCTGCGCCTCGTGCCGGGCATGCTGGTCGCGAAGGAACGCGGCAGCGAGCAGTGGGTCAGCTATCACGGCCCGAACCGCGATACCCCGCAGGAGCTGCAGATCCTCATCGACGGCCGCTCGGTGAGCGCGTCGTATTTCGGCAGCTTCGGGCGCAATTCCTTCCCGCTGGCGATCGAGGACATCGAGCGCATCGAGGTCGTGCGTGGCACCGACGCGGCCTCGTACGGCACGAATGCCTTCATGGGCGTGGTGAACATCATCACGCGCCACACCGCCGAGGAGCGCGGCGCGACGGTCTCGGTCGCGGGCGGCACCGGCGAGTATTCGGAGGTCAGCGGCCGCGTCGTCACGCGCTCGGGTCCGCTGGGCCTGCGCGTCACCGCGCAACACCTGCGCGACGAGGGTGTGCATGACCTGAACGACAGCCGCAACCGCCATCGCGTGAGCCTGCGCAGCGACCTGCAAATGGGCGAGCACGACGAGCTGACCCTGCTCGCCGGCCTCACCGACATCGAGCGCGGAACGGGTTACCCGATTACGCCGTTCGACTCCCATCCCGAGCGCGACATGGACACGCGCGAGCACTTCGGCCACCTGCGCTGGCGTCATGCCGCCAGTCCGGACGAGGAGTTCCTGCTGTCCGGCTACTACGCCTACGAGCGCACGACCAATGAATGGGCGGTCAACACCGGGCCGCTCCAGGCGATCCTCGGCCCCGCCTCGATTCCGGTGAACGACAGCTTCACGACGCGGCGGCAGAACCTCGAATTCCAGCACAACCTCTCGCCCCGGCAGGGCCTGCGGTTGAGCTGGGGGGCGGAGTGGCGGCGCGACCAGGTCCATGCACCGTTCATCTTCTTCGGCCGCTCCGACCCGACCGAGGAAAGCCGGCGCCTGTACGCCAACGTCGAATGGCGGGCCGCGCCACAGTGGCAATGGAACTTCGGTGCGATGGCGGAGCGCTTCCAGCACGACCGTACCCGCCTGTCACCGCGCCTGTTCCTCAACTGGCTGCCGGACGAGACCGAAACCTGGCGCGCCGGCTACGCGCGCGCGTGGCGCAATCCGGGGGTTTTCGGCCGCTACAGCGACGTGCGCATCTTCCATCCGACGCGCGGCCTCCTGCTGCAGCATCGCTTCATCCCCAATACGGACATCGACCCGGCGCGCCTCGACAGCTTCGAGATCGGATATGCGCGCCGCTTCCCGTCTCTGCACGGCAGCCTCGACGTGCGCGTGTTCCACGAGCGCATCCACGACCAGATCGTGCGCGAGCAAGCCGTCGTTCCGATCGAGAATCCGTTCCAGGGACTCGTACAGCGCTTCCTGCCGCCGTCGCAGTGGGCAAACGGCCAGGGCACGGTGCGAATCGAAGGCGTCGAGACGCAGTTCGACTTCAAGCCCTGGCGCGACGGCACGCTGCTGCTGCGCCACACGTTGATGCGCGCGCGCGCGGAGGATGCGGGCACCGAAGACAGTGTCGTGCCGTATTCGGCGAGCATCACCTGGATGCAGCGCATGGGCGCCTGGCAGAGCGCGCTGACGCTGCTTCGCGTCGGCCCGGTGCGCGCCGGCAACGGCTTCTCGCCGACCTATCACTACACCGTGCCGGACTACACGACGCTGGACGCGAGCATCGCGCGCGAGTTCCGCCTCGACGGCGGACAGGC